The following proteins come from a genomic window of Megalobrama amblycephala isolate DHTTF-2021 linkage group LG1, ASM1881202v1, whole genome shotgun sequence:
- the LOC125267375 gene encoding claudin-22-like, with the protein MTNPCTVALEILGMLIGMGGWFCSLAATIMPKWLLLSTELMVLVSFEQGLWESCVFHEVVGTECRPYDTILGLEPTWMLVRVLMCLSDATCLFGLLLAIPAMSRINCCKSEEGRRTKQGLKITAAVFLCIAGLLVLTPVSYVAHDAVMKFSDETTPHVLSRSEFGYALFVGWAAGILDIVAAVMLLFTSCTDSRYSETHLVSYHQRQENRTVDGSRKHTEYA; encoded by the coding sequence ATGACAAACCCTTGCACTGTGGCTCTGGAAATTCTGGGTATGCTGATTGGGATGGGGGGCTGGTTTTGTTCCCTGGCAGCCACCATTATGCCTAAGTGGCTGTTGCTTTCTACTGAACTAATGGTCTTGGTGAGCTTCGAACAGGGGCTTTGGGAGTCCTGTGTGTTTCATGAGGTGGTTGGCACAGAGTGCCGTCCTTATGACACTATCCTTGGCCTCGAACCCACATGGATGCTGGTCCGTGTTCTGATGTGCCTGTCGGATGCCACATGTCTTTTTGGACTTCTTCTTGCCATCCCTGCCATGAGTCGGATCAATTGCTGTAAGAGTGAAGAAGGACGACGGACCAAACAAGGTTTGAAGATCACGGCGGCTGTGTTTTTATGTATCGCTGGATTGTTGGTGCTCACTCCCGTTTCCTACGTTGCTCATGATGCTGTTATGAAGTTCTCCGATGAGACCACACCTCATGTGTTGTCACGTTCAGAGTTTGGGTATGCGCTGTTTGTCGGATGGGCTGCAGGAATTCTTGACATTGTGGCAGCAGTCATGTTATTATTTACCTCTTGCACTGACTCAAGATACAGTGAAACACATCTGGTGTCTTACCATCAAAGGCAGGAGAACAGAACTGTTGATGGTTCGAGAAAACACACTGAGTATGCATGA